One Thermoplasmata archaeon DNA window includes the following coding sequences:
- a CDS encoding DUF131 domain-containing protein gives MSPRLIGVSIVLFAAGGALLALSVLRGEGAAGLALFIPFFYGTGPLAFLAVLLFFSGGLCLIAGFLRRLADAWEEGAPDEAPLNAGNVWRALWRGDTSRKSGSGSPDTRLETAGARTRGGAVVLIGPIPIVYGSDPGIARWMLLLALVLMAALLMTFVLLVIL, from the coding sequence ATGAGCCCGCGCCTCATTGGGGTCTCGATCGTCCTCTTCGCCGCCGGGGGCGCCCTCCTCGCACTGAGCGTGCTGAGGGGCGAGGGCGCAGCCGGTCTCGCTCTCTTCATCCCCTTTTTCTACGGCACCGGCCCTCTTGCCTTTTTAGCGGTTCTTCTCTTCTTCTCCGGGGGGCTGTGTCTCATCGCCGGATTTCTCCGGCGCTTGGCTGATGCCTGGGAGGAGGGGGCCCCGGATGAGGCTCCACTCAACGCGGGTAACGTCTGGAGGGCGCTCTGGCGCGGAGATACTAGTAGGAAATCAGGCAGTGGCTCGCCCGACACACGGCTGGAAACGGCAGGGGCGAGGACACGAGGGGGCGCGGTGGTTCTTATAGGACCAATTCCGATTGTCTATGGTTCTGACCCAGGAATAGCGCGCTGGATGCTCCTCCTGGCCCTTGTGCTGATGGCCGCGCTCCTGATGACCTTCGTGCTGCTGGTGATTCTTTAA
- a CDS encoding DMT family transporter — protein sequence MKDAGTPGGSTGKTGLAILPGAGGLNGRLAVLVAILAVGTSAIMIRYAQSGPLTIAFYRLLFTTLILVPWVALRERGAMGSLDRARVARLGVVGLVLAAHFSLWVTSVKLTTVANSVVLVTTHPLMVAAISTVFLKERPAGPALLGGLLASAGVVMMFSGDLGTGGLLGDALALLGAVAAGTYIVAGRSERRALPTGTYCIVVYGFTTLFLLPLAFCETRLLPTAQTDWVWFVAMAAVPGILGHTLYNYALGHVPAFFVSTSLLGEPIISSLLAALLFTEIPSKWTLLAAPLVFAGIVMASWRR from the coding sequence ATGAAGGATGCCGGAACTCCGGGAGGCTCCACCGGAAAAACAGGCCTCGCAATACTGCCCGGAGCGGGGGGCCTCAACGGCCGGCTCGCGGTGCTCGTGGCGATCCTAGCCGTAGGGACATCGGCCATCATGATTCGCTACGCGCAAAGTGGCCCCCTGACGATCGCCTTCTACCGCCTTCTATTCACCACCTTGATACTGGTCCCGTGGGTGGCGCTCAGGGAGAGGGGCGCGATGGGGAGTCTTGACAGGGCGCGCGTCGCCAGGTTGGGTGTGGTAGGGCTTGTGCTGGCGGCCCATTTCTCCCTTTGGGTAACGTCGGTGAAGCTGACGACGGTGGCAAACAGTGTGGTTCTCGTGACCACACACCCGCTGATGGTCGCCGCAATATCGACGGTTTTTCTAAAAGAGAGGCCGGCCGGGCCGGCGCTCCTTGGAGGGCTGCTCGCCAGCGCGGGCGTGGTGATGATGTTCTCCGGGGACCTCGGCACCGGGGGTCTGCTGGGGGACGCACTCGCCCTTCTCGGGGCCGTGGCCGCCGGAACATACATAGTCGCGGGGAGGTCGGAGAGAAGGGCCTTGCCCACCGGGACCTACTGCATCGTCGTCTACGGCTTCACCACGCTATTCCTGCTCCCGCTCGCCTTCTGCGAGACGCGCCTTCTCCCCACCGCGCAGACGGACTGGGTCTGGTTCGTGGCGATGGCCGCGGTGCCCGGAATTCTGGGCCACACGCTCTATAACTACGCGCTGGGGCATGTCCCGGCCTTCTTCGTTTCCACATCCCTTTTAGGCGAGCCCATAATCTCCTCCCTTCTCGCCGCGCTGCTCTTCACTGAGATTCCATCAAAGTGGACGCTTCTGGCGGCGCCGCTGGTATTCGCCGGGATAGTGATGGCTTCTTGGAGGCGATAG